A stretch of the Candidatus Hydrogenedens sp. genome encodes the following:
- a CDS encoding sugar phosphate isomerase/epimerase, translating into MFVGMLTAPFADQPLDKVIDFAETANIAGLEVIAYPGSRHIDPIKLDKSKIKSIRDKLEDRCCVITSLAYYDASITDPKRCKVVQETAKQVIASAANLGVDTVCMLSGFPATGMSKIETIRKILPKAFLPILSYARKKNVRIALENWFQTNLQGLDTFEEMFNTIPDDNFGLNYDPSHLVHQECDYLFPVREYKSRIFHTHAKDTLIDYAKKAKTGIYGEGWWRYVLPGFGVIRWGEYISHLKHNGYDGVLSIEHEDSSQSREEGFIKATWHLEAFC; encoded by the coding sequence ATGTTTGTCGGAATGTTAACCGCACCTTTTGCAGACCAACCTTTGGATAAGGTAATTGATTTTGCAGAAACAGCAAACATAGCAGGTCTGGAAGTTATTGCTTATCCAGGAAGTCGTCATATTGACCCTATAAAATTGGATAAGAGTAAAATTAAATCTATTCGGGATAAGTTGGAAGACCGCTGTTGTGTTATTACTTCTCTTGCTTACTATGATGCTTCAATAACAGACCCTAAAAGATGTAAAGTGGTTCAAGAAACAGCAAAGCAGGTGATAGCATCTGCGGCTAATTTAGGAGTGGATACTGTCTGTATGTTGAGTGGCTTTCCTGCTACCGGTATGAGCAAAATTGAGACAATAAGAAAGATTTTACCTAAGGCATTTTTACCTATTTTGTCTTACGCACGCAAGAAGAATGTTCGAATTGCTCTGGAAAATTGGTTCCAAACGAATTTACAGGGATTAGATACCTTCGAAGAAATGTTTAATACGATACCCGATGATAATTTTGGATTAAATTATGACCCTTCTCATCTGGTTCATCAAGAATGTGATTATTTGTTCCCAGTGCGAGAGTATAAAAGTCGAATTTTTCATACACATGCAAAAGATACATTGATTGATTATGCAAAGAAAGCAAAAACGGGAATTTATGGAGAAGGATGGTGGAGGTATGTATTGCCTGGGTTTGGTGTTATACGGTGGGGAGAATATATAAGTCATCTCAAGCATAATGGATATGATGGAGTTTTAAGCATTGAACATGAAGATAGCAGTCAGTCTCGTGAAGAAGGTTTTATAAAAGCAACATGGCATTTGGAAGCATTCTGCTAA
- a CDS encoding metallophosphoesterase has product MEEEDIQQEQQKDIDEFELKRKELWEKRIQLEKKFNLYEGDEFQKINGFEYLKTKIISFLLRCLGLYRKGEFNASKINLRKIKFVFPDIPKELHGFRILFVADLHLSQTYLSWFISGASILQQIKIPVDLILLGGDYRFGYFGPEDFVIPMIKEMFEPVESKYGIYGVLGNHDISSVREKFEEVGIHILVNEGVEINHNGTKLWIAGVDVQHGFECADVASSIVHAPKEAFKIMLSHSPELIEESLLWGIQLYLCGHTHGGQIGLPLLGPLYVNAHCKRKFASGKWEYREMKGYTTTGLGTTDVPVRFNAEPEIVLIDIVKIPYDLK; this is encoded by the coding sequence ATGGAAGAAGAAGATATCCAGCAAGAACAACAAAAAGATATAGATGAGTTCGAGTTAAAACGAAAAGAACTCTGGGAAAAAAGAATTCAATTAGAAAAGAAATTTAATTTGTATGAAGGGGATGAGTTCCAAAAAATTAATGGGTTCGAATATCTGAAGACAAAAATAATATCTTTTTTATTAAGGTGTTTAGGACTTTACAGAAAAGGGGAATTCAACGCTTCGAAGATTAATCTGCGAAAGATAAAATTTGTTTTTCCTGATATCCCCAAAGAATTGCATGGATTTAGAATTTTGTTCGTTGCGGATTTACATTTGTCCCAAACTTATCTGTCCTGGTTTATTTCAGGGGCGAGTATCTTACAGCAAATTAAAATACCCGTAGACTTAATTTTATTAGGAGGAGATTATCGTTTCGGTTATTTTGGTCCTGAAGATTTTGTTATCCCGATGATAAAAGAAATGTTTGAACCTGTGGAGTCAAAATATGGGATATATGGAGTGCTGGGAAATCACGATATTAGTTCGGTAAGGGAAAAATTTGAAGAAGTCGGAATACATATTTTAGTAAATGAAGGGGTAGAGATAAATCATAACGGGACCAAATTATGGATTGCCGGTGTAGATGTTCAGCATGGATTTGAATGTGCTGATGTAGCATCTTCCATCGTTCACGCCCCAAAAGAGGCTTTCAAGATTATGCTTTCCCATTCTCCGGAATTAATAGAAGAGTCTTTACTCTGGGGTATCCAACTATATCTTTGTGGTCATACCCATGGAGGACAAATTGGATTGCCATTATTAGGACCTTTATATGTTAATGCCCATTGTAAACGAAAATTCGCTTCAGGTAAATGGGAATATCGGGAGATGAAAGGATACACTACGACAGGATTGGGTACCACTGATGTTCCCGTTCGTTTCAATGCAGAACCAGAAATAGTTTTGATAGATATAGTAAAAATACCTTATGACTTGAAATAA